The following proteins are encoded in a genomic region of Nicotiana sylvestris chromosome 4, ASM39365v2, whole genome shotgun sequence:
- the LOC104230639 gene encoding sulfhydryl oxidase 2-like isoform X2, with translation MGHVGSSNQPNRIKINSNLCDKFSVKHYPMLLWGPPKKFVGTGWDPKQENSEIRSIENGRTADILLGWINKQLGSSYGFDDGKYENEHLQKNFSDPAQIATAIYDVEEATSTAFGIILDHKMIRSGTRASLIRFLQLLVAHHPSKRCRKGSANILVDFDNLCPSEILSVNNEEADSCSKKGELGNYQICGKEVPRGYWMYCRGSKNDTRGFSCGLWVLLHSLSIRVEDGESNMAFRTTCDFIHNFFICEECRQHFYDMCSSVSNPFKKARDYALWLWRAHNKVNERLMKDEASLGTGDPEFPKVIWPSKQLCPSCYLNPGEKSKENSKIEWNEDEVFKFLVSYYGKELVNLYKEKELQAVGGTEKTVNEELVASTNAVVVPLGAALAIAVASCAFGALACFWRSQQKNRKYKYLHSLKNI, from the exons ATGGGACACGTGGGAAGTTCAAATCAGCCTAACCGTATAAAG ATAAATTCTAATCTTTGTGATAAGTTCTCTGTGAAGCACTACCCGATGCTTCTATGGGGCCCTCCTAAGAAGTTTGTTGGTACTGGTTGGGATCCAAAACAAGAAAATAGTGAAATACGCTCCATTGAAAATGGACGCACAGCTGATATCTTGCTAGGCTGGATCAACAAACAACTTGGAAG CTCATATGGCTTTGATGATGGGAAGTATGAAAATGAGCATCTTCAGAAGAACTTTTCAGATCCTGCCCAG ATCGCCACAGCTATATATGACGTTGAGGAGGCAACATCCACTGCCTTTGGCATCATTCTAGACCATAAA ATGATTAGATCAGGGACACGGGCATCACTTATAAGATTCCTTCAACTCTTGGTGGCTCATCATCCTTCTAAGAG GTGCCGGAAGGGAAGTGCAAATATATTGGTAGACTTTGATAATCTGTGTCCATCAGAGATATTGTCGGTGAATAATGAGGAGGCTGACAGTTGTAGCAAAAAGGGCGAACTGGGAAATTACCAAATTTGTGGGAAAGAGGTTCCTCGTGGATATTGG ATGTATTGTCGTGGAAGCAAGAATGATACCAGAGGTTTCAG TTGCGGTTTATGGGTGTTGTTACACTCACTCTCTATCAGAGTTGAGGATGGAGAAAGTAACATGGCATTCAGAACTACATGTGATTTTATACACAACTTTTTCATCTGTGAGGAATGTAGGCAACACTTTTATGACATGTGTTCAAG TGTATCTAATCCATTCAAGAAAGCGCGTGATTATGCACTTTGGTTATGGAGAGCTCACAACAAAGTTAATGAGAGACTAATGAAAGATGAAGCATCACTAGGAACAGGTGATCCTGAGTTTCCAAAAGTTATTTGGCCTTCAAAACAGCTTTGTCCGTCGTGCTATCTTAACCCAGGTGAAAAGAGCAAAGAAAATAGTAAGATCGAATGGAATGAGGATGAGGTCTTTAAGTTTCTGGTTAGTTACTATGGGAAAGAGCTAGTGAATCTCTACAAGGAGAAAGAACTGCAAGCAGTTGGTGGGACTGAGAAAACGGTTAATGAAGAGTTGGTGGCCTCAACAAATGCAGTGGTGGTTCCACTTGGAGCTGCATTGGCAATCGCAGTTGCTAGCTGTGCATTTGGAGCGCTCGCTTGCTTTTGGCGTTCTCAGCAAAAGAATCGGAAGTATAAATATCTACACTCTTTGAAGAATATATGA